AATGAAAAAATTTTGACTAATAGTTAATATTGTTTATTACAAACACTAAAAATAATATTTTGGAAAGGACACTTTGATTATGACAAAGCAACAAAAAAGCACTCTTATCGTGCTTATGCTTGGTGCGTTTCTATCGGTACTTAACCAAACACTTATAAATCCCGCACTTCCATCAATTATGCTTGAGACAGGTGTAAGTGCCACGACCGCGCAGTGGCTCGTGTCGGGTTTTACGCTTGTCAATGCGATTGTTATCGCAATCTCGGCATTTCTTATGGACAGGTTTTCGACGAGGAAGCTGTTCATATCGATTTTCGTCCTGTTCTTTGCTGGAAGCCTGTTAGCATCATGGGGTGCGAACTTTGCTATGCTCCTCATCGGACGTATACTTCAGGCCATATGTGCGGGAGTAATGCTACCGATGTCGATGACAGTTCTATTACTCCTCTTTCCGCACGAAAAGCGCGGCTCGGCAATGGGGCTGTATAACCTTGTACTTATGTTTGCGCCGGCAATTGGTCCCGTCATCTCGGGTATTCTCACAGACAAAATAGGCTGGCATGTGATGTTCCTAATTATGGCGGCATTAGCAGCGGTGGTAATACTTGTCGCGGCGGTCGCTATGAAAAATTTCGGTGAAACAAAGAAGGTTTCGCTTGACAAATGGTCGGTCACTTTATCATCCCTCGGGCTGTTCTGCTTACTGTATGGTTTTTCACTGTTCGGGCATACCATGACAATGCCTGCCGCTGTTGCTTTAATTGTCGTGGGGGCTATTGTACTATTTGTATTCGCTCGTCGACAGTTGAGACTTGAACAACCGTTCTTGCAAATCCGAGTGCTGTGGGATAAACGATTCCTGGCAGGGATAACTATTTCAATGCTCATACAGGCTTCGCTTGCGGCAGCTGGTATTACCCTGCCGATTTATATTCAAACGGTGCGTGGTTTATCTGCTACAATATCGGGTACTGTAATAATGCCCGGTGCCATCTTGGGAGCGGCATTCGGGTATTTTGCGGGAAAACTCCACGACCGTTTTGGTGCACGTTACGTTGCCATTACAGGCGTGTTCTTGGTGACTTTGGGCTCGGTGGGAATGGTACTGTTCGACTTTCATACATCAGTGGTATTTATGATAGTCAGTTACGCCGTGCGATCTGTCGGGCTTATGCTTGCCAATACGCCAATAAACACTTGGTCAATCAGCACCCTCTCCGATAAAGTTTTGCATCACGGCAACGCCGTGTCCAGTACATTGCGTCAGGTTGCAGCGACGCTCTGCACCGCAATTATGGTGTCTGCAATGTCGCTTGTGTCCGCGTTCTCCACTAGCCAAGGTGAGTTGCGATCCCAAATGGCAGGGATTCGCATTACTTACTGCCTAAGTGTCGCTATTGGACTCGTTGCTCTTTTTATAGTTATCGTCAAGGTAAAGGATGGAAAGAACGCCATTGTTACACCCGAAAATACGTCATTTGAACTTGACATAGCAATGAAAGACGACCCATACACGGTTTCCCGTTATGATACTTTAGAGCAGGTTGTCGAAAAATTCATCGACTATCGCACAAGCGGCTTGCCCGTTGTTGACGGGGAAAAGCGCATTGTCGGATTTATCTCGGACGGCGATGTTTTACGGTATATGGCAAAACAAGATGTGCATTTCGGTGCGGGATCTTATTCGTTGTTCTTGCCGGACACAGAGAGTTTCACAGCCAAAGCCAAGAATCTGTTGCAGATGAATGTAATGGAAATCGCGTCAAGGCACATCATAACCGCTCCACGCAGTACACCGTTACTTGAAGTTTGCCGTCTTATTTCCGAACGCAAGCTAAACAAACTGCCCGTGACGCAAGATGGCGTCCTCATCGGAACAGTCAGCCGAGGCGATATTATGAGGGAATTGATGAAGCGTCTACCATTAGGGGAGGATAAGCTATGATTTCGAAGCGGTTTCAACGATCATTTCATTTACAATACTAATTAATCGGATTAACCCCCTCGTTTTGGACAGAATCTAATAAATTCTTCATTTCTTTTAAATTTAGACCCTTATTTGAATATTTGTTAGGTTTTCTCCAAAATAAAGGTTATAAAATTCATGTGGAGCCATAAATCTTAAACTTGAATGTAATCTCCTATTATTGTAGAATTCCATAAATTCATTTACTATTTTGTATGCTTCCGCATAGCTTTGAAATTCATTAATTTTTAAACACTCATCCTCAAGTATTCTGTGAAATGATTCCACATGTGCGTTTTTATTTGGCGTCTTCACTGGTATTCTCTCATGTTCAGTTTTAAGTCCTTCACAGCATTCATCAAATTTATGACTTATAAACTGAGGCCCGTTGTCTGTTCTTATTACTGGCTTTTTAGAGCCTTCCTCAAACAAGTTTCTTCTTATTAAGCACTTTCTCAGTAGTGCTGTAGCATCTTTAGCCTCACAGTGTAAACCCATGTGGTAATCTATAATGCTCCTATCAAAGATATCAATTAAATTTAGTAAGTAGAAGAACTTATCTTCACCTTCTATGTAGCCATATTTTATATCCATTTCCCATAGTTGATTTGAGCCTGTTATAGTTCTGTTAACTGCAATATTTCTCTTTATTTTAGCTTTAATTATTCTCTGGTCTTTAAGTATTCTGAGCTCTTTGCAAAGCCGATAAACCTTCTTGTGATTAATCACAAGATTATAATATTTTCTTAGATGGTAAGTTATTTTTCTATATCCATAGTTAATAGCATCCCCATCAATGGCCTCCAAAATAAATTCCTTAATCTGATCATCGCATACTTTCTCACCATCTACGTTTATACTGTATCCTTTTGGCTTTCCACCTTTAGGTCTAGCCTTTTCTTTGCCTTCTACGCTTAAATTATAGTAATATGTTGATCTTCCGAGTTTAACTACTTTAAGTACAAATACTGCATTGTATCCTTGATCTATA
This genomic interval from Clostridium kluyveri contains the following:
- a CDS encoding IS3 family transposase (programmed frameshift), giving the protein MKGKSYTKELKEEVLREVKEVGNVSLVSRRHGISKSTIFTWIKNSKDEIKVKPGRKALVEGEKELENELTEVTKENDHLKKLLGEKDLEVAILRDLNKKIKPSIKEKVEIAKKYIDQGYNAVFVLKVVKLGRSTYYYNLSVEGKEKARPKGGKPKGYSINVDGEKVCDDQIKEFILEAIDGDAINYGYRKITYHLRKYYNLVINHKKVYRLCKELRILKDQRIIKAKIKRNIAVNRTITGSNQLWEMDIKYGYIEGEDKFFYLLNLIDIFDRSIIDYHMGLHCEAKDATALLRKCLIRRNLFEEGSKKPVIRTDNGPQFISHKFDECCEGLKTEHERIPVKTPNKNAHVESFHRILEDECLKINEFQSYAEAYKIVNEFMEFYNNRRLHSSLRFMAPHEFYNLYFGENLTNIQIRV
- a CDS encoding DHA2 family efflux MFS transporter permease subunit → MTKQQKSTLIVLMLGAFLSVLNQTLINPALPSIMLETGVSATTAQWLVSGFTLVNAIVIAISAFLMDRFSTRKLFISIFVLFFAGSLLASWGANFAMLLIGRILQAICAGVMLPMSMTVLLLLFPHEKRGSAMGLYNLVLMFAPAIGPVISGILTDKIGWHVMFLIMAALAAVVILVAAVAMKNFGETKKVSLDKWSVTLSSLGLFCLLYGFSLFGHTMTMPAAVALIVVGAIVLFVFARRQLRLEQPFLQIRVLWDKRFLAGITISMLIQASLAAAGITLPIYIQTVRGLSATISGTVIMPGAILGAAFGYFAGKLHDRFGARYVAITGVFLVTLGSVGMVLFDFHTSVVFMIVSYAVRSVGLMLANTPINTWSISTLSDKVLHHGNAVSSTLRQVAATLCTAIMVSAMSLVSAFSTSQGELRSQMAGIRITYCLSVAIGLVALFIVIVKVKDGKNAIVTPENTSFELDIAMKDDPYTVSRYDTLEQVVEKFIDYRTSGLPVVDGEKRIVGFISDGDVLRYMAKQDVHFGAGSYSLFLPDTESFTAKAKNLLQMNVMEIASRHIITAPRSTPLLEVCRLISERKLNKLPVTQDGVLIGTVSRGDIMRELMKRLPLGEDKL